A region of the Candidatus Neomarinimicrobiota bacterium genome:
TTTAAGGATACACTGGCAGAAAACCTCCGGGCCATGGAGAAATTTGAAACCAATCCCCATGTGGCTCCACTCCTGGGCTTGCACGCCTCCTTCACCCTTTCTGATGAGTCCCTCCAGACAATCAGTCATCACCTCCAGAAATTCCCGGAATCTGGAATTCATATCCACGTTGCAGAAGATCTGGCAGATGAAAAGGATGCTAAATCCCGTGGATACGGATCTGTTATTCAGCGTCTGGAGCATTTCAATCTGCTTAATCAACATTCCCTGATCATTCACGGCATCTATATCACCCGTGAGGATCGTCATACGCTCCTGAAACATGGTTGTACTTTGATCCATAATCCAACATCCAACGCCAATAATCAAGTCGGCATCCTTGAGAGCGAAATTATTGACTCACTTCATGCTGGATTGGGCACAGATGGCATGCAAAACAATATGCTGCAAGAAGCCAAAGAAGGCAGCCTGATCAGATCCGCCAAAAGCAGTACTCAAACTGATTACCTCATGCTATTATTTAAAAACAACCCTGATATCGCCGTCAAAACTTTCGGCAGACTAATCGGTCATATCGAAGAGGAAGCCCAGGCAGACCTGCTTTTTTATGACTATGATCCCCGCACAGAAATTCACGACCAAAACTTTGCAGGACATTTACTCTACGGTTTTGAAAAGCCTACGGATGTCATGACCCGTGGGGTCTTCCGCATGAGAAATAAAGCTTTGGTAAATATTGATGTGGATCGCATCCATGAAAGCTCCCGTAAACAGTCCGTCAGACTTTGGAATAAAATGCTGGAGCTAGGAAGTTAGAATAGGCAAAATCTAAATTATCAAGAAGAGAAGCAAGCTTTTGAGTCATTTTTAGAGAAAAAATAATTGGTTCTATCAAAACCGTCTCTGTGCCCTTTGCGAGCTCGGCGAAAGCAAAAAGGAATCTATCGATATTTTAAATATGAAAGATCTATATGAAAATTGAGTTTGATCAAATTCTAAAACAGGCCGCGCACTACCAGGCTGATATTTCCAGGTTTCTCCGGGATATGATTGCCATTCCCAGTGAAAGCTGTGAGGAAAAGCAAGTTGTCCTTCGCATCAAGGAAGAGATGGAAAAAGTTGGCTTCGACAAAGTCGAGATCGATGAGATGGGCAATATCTACGGCACCATCGGCTATGGCTCACACATTATTGCCATGGATGCCCACATTGACACGGTTGGCGTTGGCAATATTGACAATTGGAAAGTGGACCCCTTCCAAGGTATGGAAGATGATGAGATTATCATGGGTCGTGGTGCATCAGACCAGGAAGGTGGCATGGCCAGTATGGTTTACGCGGGCAAGATCATCAAAGATCTGGGACTGGAAGATGACTATACCCTGGTGGTCACCGGGACGGTTCAGGAAGAAGACTGCGATGGCCTCTGTTGGCAATACATCCTGGACAAAAAGAAGATTCAGCCTGAATTTGTAGTCAGTACCGAACCGACTTCCTGTCGTATCTACCGGGGACACCGAGGACGCATGGAAATCAAAGTGACGACTTCGGGTATCAGTTGTCATGGCTCAGCACCTGAACGTGGCGACAATGCCA
Encoded here:
- a CDS encoding amidohydrolase family protein → MTALLLHNLHIIDPFGEREFLDRASIVTEDGLIKFVGRGYSHVGFDGQILDMQGKTALPGMINAHTHLYSTLAMGMPAPQNTPNNFVEILKEIWWKLDLGLDKASTLASFEAGLLDCLQNGTTTVIDHHASPNYIAGSLDLLAKTADAFGINISVCLECSDRNGTANFKDTLAENLRAMEKFETNPHVAPLLGLHASFTLSDESLQTISHHLQKFPESGIHIHVAEDLADEKDAKSRGYGSVIQRLEHFNLLNQHSLIIHGIYITREDRHTLLKHGCTLIHNPTSNANNQVGILESEIIDSLHAGLGTDGMQNNMLQEAKEGSLIRSAKSSTQTDYLMLLFKNNPDIAVKTFGRLIGHIEEEAQADLLFYDYDPRTEIHDQNFAGHLLYGFEKPTDVMTRGVFRMRNKALVNIDVDRIHESSRKQSVRLWNKMLELGS
- a CDS encoding YgeY family selenium metabolism-linked hydrolase, coding for MKIEFDQILKQAAHYQADISRFLRDMIAIPSESCEEKQVVLRIKEEMEKVGFDKVEIDEMGNIYGTIGYGSHIIAMDAHIDTVGVGNIDNWKVDPFQGMEDDEIIMGRGASDQEGGMASMVYAGKIIKDLGLEDDYTLVVTGTVQEEDCDGLCWQYILDKKKIQPEFVVSTEPTSCRIYRGHRGRMEIKVTTSGISCHGSAPERGDNAIFKMAPILLELQELHKNLKDHDFLGKGSLTVSEIFYSSPSRCAVADGCSVSVDRRLTVGETADSALSEIRELPAVKAANALVEMYDYARPSYTGFTYPTEAYFPTWLIEEDHIAAKALVDAYKGLFKENPIIDKWTFSTNGVAIMGRYGVPCIGFGPGAEEEAHAPNEKTWKAELVKAAAMYVAIPLTYLGRLEAEQPSGD